From the genome of Alosa sapidissima isolate fAloSap1 chromosome 14, fAloSap1.pri, whole genome shotgun sequence, one region includes:
- the LOC121682094 gene encoding cadherin-4-like isoform X1: MLFYMILALGLQGVVTGVHPDVPSSQPGQDTGPALVYEALLNVEDVGGNSKISGIQKRRKRDWIIPPISLPENLRGPLPQKIAQVKTSYDKEVRIVYSITGPGADQPPRDIFTIDRETGQLYVTQTLDRETRASYLLVVHAVNEHGNTAEEPMEIKIIVIDQNDNRPVFTQDSYLGRVSDASKVGFEFMSVAATDADEPGNSNSDIRYQIVDQDPPLPSKDMFSINPVTGGIRVNSPGLDREKITKYTLEIQAADAEGDGLKATCRAIITVTERNDQALDGDGSSIPYTVELMNLDYWTTEMNTTGAVLKLKPTLRDFNIVLRVCDSGGLCKNSTIFAQVNDGNCVIKGSFCINKP; encoded by the exons ATGCTGTTTTATATGATCCTGGCTTTG GGGTTGCAGGGAGTGGTCACAGGAGTCCATCCTGATGTCCCATCATCACAGCCTGGACAGGACACGGGGCCAGCTCTGGTATATGAAGCACTTCTAAATGTCGAAG ACGTTGGTGGGAATTCTAAG ATCTCAGGCAttcagaagaggaggaagagagactgGATTATTCCTCCCATCAGCTTGCCAGAGAACCTTAGAGGTCCTTTACCCCAAAAGATTGCTCAG GTTAAAACCTCCTACGATAAGGAGGTGAGGATAGTTTACAGCATCACGGGACCTGGTGCTGACCAGCCTCCTAGAGACATCTTCACCATTGATAGAGAGACTGGACAGCTGTATGTAACACAGACACTGGACAGAGAGACACGGGCCAGTTACTTG CTAGTTGTTCATGCCGTCAATGAACATGGAAATACAGCAGAGGAGCCCATGGAAATCAAAATAATTGTTATTGATCAAAATGATAACAGGCCAGTTTTCACACAAGATTCATATCTGGGAAGAGTGAGTGACGCTTCAAAAGTAG GATTTGAGTTCATGAGCGTTGCGGCCACTGATGCAGATGAACCAGGCAATTCAAATTCTGATATCAGATATCAAATAGTCGATCAGGATCCACCACTGCCCAGCAAAGACATGTTCTCCATCAACCCTGTCACTGGAGGAATTAGAGTTAATTCTCCTGGACTGGACAGGGAG AAAATTACTAAATACACATTGGAGATCCAAGCTGCAGACGCTGAGGGTGATGGTCTAAAAGCAACTTGCAGGGCCATCATCACTGTAACAGAAAGAAATGACCAAGCCTTGGATGGAGATGGATCCTCTATTCCCTACACTGTGGAGCTCATGAATCTGGACTACTGGACAACTGAGATGAACACCACAG GAGCTGTTTTGAAGCTAAAACCAACTCTAAGAGACTTCAACATCGTGCTGAGAGTCTGTGACAGTGGTGGACTTTGCAAAAACAGTACGATCTTTGCCCAAGTGAATGATGGTAATTGTGTTATCAAAGGGTCTTTCTGCATCAACAAACCCTAA
- the LOC121682094 gene encoding cadherin-4-like isoform X2 produces MLFYMILALGVVTGVHPDVPSSQPGQDTGPALVYEALLNVEDVGGNSKISGIQKRRKRDWIIPPISLPENLRGPLPQKIAQVKTSYDKEVRIVYSITGPGADQPPRDIFTIDRETGQLYVTQTLDRETRASYLLVVHAVNEHGNTAEEPMEIKIIVIDQNDNRPVFTQDSYLGRVSDASKVGFEFMSVAATDADEPGNSNSDIRYQIVDQDPPLPSKDMFSINPVTGGIRVNSPGLDREKITKYTLEIQAADAEGDGLKATCRAIITVTERNDQALDGDGSSIPYTVELMNLDYWTTEMNTTGAVLKLKPTLRDFNIVLRVCDSGGLCKNSTIFAQVNDGNCVIKGSFCINKP; encoded by the exons ATGCTGTTTTATATGATCCTGGCTTTG GGAGTGGTCACAGGAGTCCATCCTGATGTCCCATCATCACAGCCTGGACAGGACACGGGGCCAGCTCTGGTATATGAAGCACTTCTAAATGTCGAAG ACGTTGGTGGGAATTCTAAG ATCTCAGGCAttcagaagaggaggaagagagactgGATTATTCCTCCCATCAGCTTGCCAGAGAACCTTAGAGGTCCTTTACCCCAAAAGATTGCTCAG GTTAAAACCTCCTACGATAAGGAGGTGAGGATAGTTTACAGCATCACGGGACCTGGTGCTGACCAGCCTCCTAGAGACATCTTCACCATTGATAGAGAGACTGGACAGCTGTATGTAACACAGACACTGGACAGAGAGACACGGGCCAGTTACTTG CTAGTTGTTCATGCCGTCAATGAACATGGAAATACAGCAGAGGAGCCCATGGAAATCAAAATAATTGTTATTGATCAAAATGATAACAGGCCAGTTTTCACACAAGATTCATATCTGGGAAGAGTGAGTGACGCTTCAAAAGTAG GATTTGAGTTCATGAGCGTTGCGGCCACTGATGCAGATGAACCAGGCAATTCAAATTCTGATATCAGATATCAAATAGTCGATCAGGATCCACCACTGCCCAGCAAAGACATGTTCTCCATCAACCCTGTCACTGGAGGAATTAGAGTTAATTCTCCTGGACTGGACAGGGAG AAAATTACTAAATACACATTGGAGATCCAAGCTGCAGACGCTGAGGGTGATGGTCTAAAAGCAACTTGCAGGGCCATCATCACTGTAACAGAAAGAAATGACCAAGCCTTGGATGGAGATGGATCCTCTATTCCCTACACTGTGGAGCTCATGAATCTGGACTACTGGACAACTGAGATGAACACCACAG GAGCTGTTTTGAAGCTAAAACCAACTCTAAGAGACTTCAACATCGTGCTGAGAGTCTGTGACAGTGGTGGACTTTGCAAAAACAGTACGATCTTTGCCCAAGTGAATGATGGTAATTGTGTTATCAAAGGGTCTTTCTGCATCAACAAACCCTAA